GCTTGGGCCGACGGCGCTGGCGGCTCCGGGGTTGGGCCGGGCCAGGCTGCAAGCGGCTGCCAATGGCAAGGCCAAGTCAGTTATCCAAATCTGGCTGTGGGGCGGCGCGTGTCACATTGATACGTTCGATCCAAAGCCGGCCGCTGGCAACGATATTTGCGGGCAGTTCGACAAACCCATCGCCACCAATGTCAGCGGCATCCAGATCAATGAGCTGCTGCCGTTGTTGGCCAAGCAAGCGGACAAGTATTCCCTCATCCGCAGCATGACGCACGGGGTGAATGCGCATGAGACCGCCTCTTATACAACGCAAACCGGGCGAATGTCCGGGGATCGGTTGGTGTTTCCCAGCATGGGGGCGGTGGTGTCGCTGTTCAAAGGGTATGAAGCCGGCTACAAGGGGCTTATCCCGCCATATGTGGTGTTGACCGAATTGCAGGGGCGTTTTTCCGAGGCCGGCTTTTTGGGCACGCGTTATAAACCGTTTGCCACCGGTGGCGACCCGGGCCAATCCCGGTTCGTGGTGGAGGGGGTGATCGCGCCCGGCATCAGTGATCGGCGGCAACAGGAGCGCCGGGATTTGCTGAGCAAGCTGAATTTCCTGGAGCACGGCAATCCTGGTGACGCGCAAATGGCCGCTTTGGAGCAATCCGAGAAGCAGGCGTACGATTTGATTTTGGGCGACGCCGGCAAGGTGTTTGATCCCTCACAGGAGAAAGACTCGCTACGCGATGATTATGGGCGCAACACCTTTGGGCAATCCTGCCTGATGGCGCGTCGGTTGGTTGAACGCGGGGTGCCCTATGTGACCATCAATTACAAAGGATGGGATACACACAAACAGCATTTTCAAGCCATGCGCCGGAAATTGCCGGAACTGGACAAAGGGCTGGCGACGCTGCTGAAAGATTTGTCGGATCGCGGGTTGCTCGATAGTACCATCGTTTGGTGCTGCGGCGAGTTTGGCCGAACTCCGAAGGTGCAGTGGGAGCCGCCTTGGAGCGGTGGACGCGGGCATTTTGGCTCGGCCTATTCCGCATTGGTGGCCGGCGGCGGTTTTAAGGGCGGACACGTCGTGGGTGCCACGGATGCGAGAGGCGAGGCGGTCAAGGATCGGCCAGTCTATCCGGCGGACCTGATTGGTAGCATGTACCAGTTGCTCGGGATTGATACGAACGGGCAACTGCCGCATCCCATGGGTGAGGTGGTGCGGGTGCTGCCAACGCCCAAGGATGGCGTGAATTTGGGTGGCCTTTTGAAAGAAATCGTTTAAGTGATGACTTTTGCTATGCGTTTAAACCAATGGCGGCAAGCCGGGGTGATGCTGGTGTTAATGCTGGGGCAGGGGATGGTGCTGCTGGCGCAACCGATCACGCCACGCATTGGCTATGTGTTTCCCGCCGGTGGTCGCCAGGGAACCACGTTCCAGGTCAAGGTCGGTGGCCAGTATCTCGAGGGCGTCACCAATGCGTTTATCTGCGGCGGCGGGGTGCAGGTCAAGGTGGTGGATTTCAATAAGCCGTTGAGCGTTGGTCAGTTCACCAAACTGCGCGATGAAATCAAGGAGTTGCAGGATAAAAAGAGCGAGGCCACCAAAAGCTCGAAGCGCTCGGGAAAGACCACCGCCACCTGGACGGCCGCCGATGAGAAACAGATCGAGGAAATCCGGGCCAAAATGTTTAAAAACCCGCCCAAGCGGCCAGGAAATCCCGCGATTGACGAGGTTGCCACCGTGCAAGTCACCATCGCACCGGATGCGGAACCCGG
The DNA window shown above is from Verrucomicrobiota bacterium and carries:
- a CDS encoding DUF1501 domain-containing protein translates to MNMEPTFDAKPMFVDVNRMSQCLPMSRREAARRGLLGAAGLLLAGSLGPTALAAPGLGRARLQAAANGKAKSVIQIWLWGGACHIDTFDPKPAAGNDICGQFDKPIATNVSGIQINELLPLLAKQADKYSLIRSMTHGVNAHETASYTTQTGRMSGDRLVFPSMGAVVSLFKGYEAGYKGLIPPYVVLTELQGRFSEAGFLGTRYKPFATGGDPGQSRFVVEGVIAPGISDRRQQERRDLLSKLNFLEHGNPGDAQMAALEQSEKQAYDLILGDAGKVFDPSQEKDSLRDDYGRNTFGQSCLMARRLVERGVPYVTINYKGWDTHKQHFQAMRRKLPELDKGLATLLKDLSDRGLLDSTIVWCCGEFGRTPKVQWEPPWSGGRGHFGSAYSALVAGGGFKGGHVVGATDARGEAVKDRPVYPADLIGSMYQLLGIDTNGQLPHPMGEVVRVLPTPKDGVNLGGLLKEIV